A stretch of DNA from Candidatus Deferrimicrobiaceae bacterium:
ATCTGGCGGGAGAGGGCCGAGTAGGCGCCCAGCAGGAGCTGCTGCCCCGTCTGCCCGCGTGCGTAGAAGGTCCGGGACACCTGGGCGCCGCCGAAGGAGCGGTTGTCCAGGTGGCCCCCGTAGTCGCGTGCGAAGGGCACCCCCTGGGCGACGCACTGATCGATGATGTTGCTGCTCACCTGGGCGAGCCGCCACACGTCCGCCTCGCGCGACCGGAAGTCGCCCCCCTTGACGGTGTCATAGAAGAGGCGGTAGATGCTGTCGCCGTCGTTCGGATAGTTCTTGGCGGCGTTGATCCCGCCCTGCGCCGCGATGCTGTGGGCGCGGCGTGGGCTGTCCTGGTAGCAGAAGGCCTCCACGTTGTACCCCAGCTCTCCCAGGGACGCCGCGGCGGAGGCGCCCGCCAGCCCCGTTCCGACCACCAGGATCTTGTACTTGCGCTTGTTCGCCGGGTTCACCAGCTTCATGTCGAAGCGGTGCTTGTCCCACGTCTTTTCGATCGGTCCTGTCGGACTTTTTCCGTCGAGGTTCACTGTGGACCCCCTATTTGGTCAAAAAACCGACGAGTATGAGGATGGGAATGGCGCTGTATCCCAGGAGGAACAGCGCCGAGAGCACCTTGCCGAGCGCGGTGAACCGCGGCAGGGTCCGCTCGTTGTTCCACCCGAGGGTCTGGAAGAAGCTCTGGATCCCGTGCTGCAGGTGAAGGAAGAGGACCACCATGGCTCCCACGTAGAGCAGGGCGATCGCCGTGTGGCGGAAGCTGGCGATGACCATGGAGTAGACGTCACCCGGCCGCTTGGCGACCGCCTCGGGAATGATGTCGGGCGTGACGCGGACGGTGAACTGCAGGAGGTGATAGACGATGAACCCGAGCAGGATGGCGCCCGTCCAGATCATCGTCTCGCCCGAGAAGGTGGCTTTGAGCTTCCGGTTGACGGCGTATTTGCCAGGGTTCGCCGCCCAGTTTTCGAGGGTCAACAGCACGCCGAAGATGAGGTGGATCCCGAGCATGGCCAGCATGAAGCCCCGGAACGCCCAGACCAGCGGCCCCAGGCTATGGAGCTTCTCGGCATAGGTGTTGAGCGCGTTCGGGCCGAAGAAGATGGTGGAGTTTCCCAGCAGATGGACGATGACGAAGAAGAGCATGAAAAGCCCGCTCACCGCCATCAGGATCTTTCTGCCTACGGTATGGGTGAGTATCTGCATGGCACCGTCCCTTTTTCGTGATTTTTCCGCTTGCATCGATTCCGGCGATTCGGGAACGCATCTCCGGCGGGAACCGGGGGCGCCCGCCCATCCCAGGTCGTCTTCATGCTCTTCTCCTTGGAGAATCGGGTTTTCCCGTCAATGGAAGGCCGCAAGTGATTGAATTCGACCCTTCGGTATTCTGTATACCGACAGAGCATAGGCCGAATGCGAGGACGATGTCAATCTTGTCCAGGCGCCGGATCCTGTTCATCCCCCCGCCGTCCGTCGTCAGAGGCGGGGGATGGTCCATTCGGGAAGGCGTTGACTCCCGGCTGGATCCCTGGTATGTTTCCCACATACCTAAATCCGACTAGACATGCCCCCCGACAACCGACGGCATTTTTCCTTCCGTGAGGGAGAAAATTTTTGCCCACGGGGGGGGAAGAGGTGACGATGAAAAAGATCTCACGCGTACTTCTGGCTGCGGCGTTCCTGTGGGTTTTTCTCGCGCTCCTCGCGACGGGCATGGCCAAAATCACGAGTACCGCAACCTCCCGCGGTTATTCCTGGGTCTCCAAGGAGAAACTTCGGTCGCTGGCCCAGTATCACGGGACGGAAGCCCTGAAGATCACGGAACTTGACGTTTCCATCTGGCGCGCCGGGGAGTGGATCCCCGTGCTGAAAAACAAGAAGATCTGATCCCTTCCGAATACCCCGTCCCGACCGCATCCCACTTCACGGGGAACCTTCCCCGCTCTTTTTCCCGAAAAACCGATTCTTGCCGCATCCGCCATGCCGGGAGCGGCCCTGCAGGGGGGCGCTCCCCCTGGGCGCTCCCCCTTTCCTTGGGGCGCCCCTGTTGGTACCATTGAGGATGGAAGCCGGCAGGTTTCCATCAAACGGAAAACCGAGAGGACAAGAACCCGGTGCGAACGAGGGGGGAGCGGATACCAGGTACGGCGATCGTGCTTCTTGTCGCGGCTCATCTTCTGATTCCGCACCTTGGATTCCTGCCGATCGCGGCGGCGGCGGGCCGGATCGTTCCGGCGGCGGACGGGGGGGGCGGGGAAACCGACGTCCCGCCCGACATCGGGCCGATCTACCCCGGCTGCGAGGCGGTCGCGAGGGGCGGGACGGAACTTTTCCGGTGTCTGACGGCAGCGGCGGGGGGGGGAAATTCCCTCGCCCAGGCCAATCTCGGGGCCGTCTACGAGAGGGGGGTCGGCGTCGCCCGGAACATGACGGAGGCGATGAACTGGTACCGCAAGGCGGCGGACCAGGGGAGCCCGGAAGGGCAGGCGAGCCTGGGGAGGGTGTACGCGTTCGATCTGCGGGAATATTCCGAGGCGTTGCACTGGTACCGCAAGGCGGCGGAGCAGGGGAACGCGAATGCCCAGTACGGGATCGGCGTACTCTACGCCAGCGGGCTCGGTGTGACGCGCGACTACGCGGAGGCGTTGCAATGGTACCGCAAGGCGGCGGAACAGGGCAATCCGAATGCGCAGCACAGTCTGGGGAGGGCGTACGCCTACGGTTTCCGGATGCCCCGGGACGAGAAAGAGGCGACGAAGTGGTACCGCCTGGCGGCGGAACAGGGGCATCGCGGGGCCTATGACTGGCTCGCGGAGGCGGCGAAACGGGGAGTGGCCGAGGCGCAGCATGCCCTGGGAACGATGTATGCCTCCGGACGGGGCGTGCCCCGCAGCGATCCGGAGGCGCTGAAATGGTTCCGGAAGGCGGCGGAAAACGGACATCGGGAATCGGAAATCACCCTCGGGACCCGTTATGCCAAGGGGATCGGGATGCCGCAGGACCCCGCCGAGGCGGCGAGGTGGTACAGGAAAGCGGCGGAGCAGGGGGATGTGGAGTCGCAGCACGACCTCGCGATGGCCTATCGGACCGGCGAGGGAGTCGCGCAGGACCACGCCGAGGCGGCGAAGTGGTTCCGCATGGCGGCGGAACAAGGGGATGTCGGGTCGCAATACTTGCTCGCCGGGATGTACGTCGACGGCCAGGGAGTTCCGCAGAACCAGGCCGAGGGGGCGAAATGGTTCCGGAAGGCCGCCGAGCAGGGGTATCTGGCGGCGCAGAGGGACCTCGGATGGATGTACGCGAGCGGCGAGGGGATCCCGCAGGACCACGCGGAAGCGGCAAAGTGGTTCCGGAAGGCCGCGGAACAGGGGGATGCAAAGGCGCAGAACAACCTCGGCGTGATGTACGCCCAGGGGTTGGGCGTTCCGCTGGATTACGCGGAGGCGGCGAAGTGGTTCCGGAAGGCGGCTGACCAGGGGGACGGAAAAGGAAGGGAGAACCTGGAAAGGGTCAAGTCTCTCCTCGAAAGCCAGCGGAAGTGACCGGCCATGATATCGGCCGGGGTTGGATCCTCGATGAAGCGCGGCGGGACTCCCCCGCCGCGGAAAGGAGACGGCCATGGCGGTACCCCTCGCGGTTCCTGCCGACCGGTTTGCCCGGACAAGCCTGCGTCTTCTTCCGATCCTTCTCGGCGGCTATCGGCCGCGTGACTT
This window harbors:
- a CDS encoding tetratricopeptide repeat protein, coding for MRTRGERIPGTAIVLLVAAHLLIPHLGFLPIAAAAGRIVPAADGGGGETDVPPDIGPIYPGCEAVARGGTELFRCLTAAAGGGNSLAQANLGAVYERGVGVARNMTEAMNWYRKAADQGSPEGQASLGRVYAFDLREYSEALHWYRKAAEQGNANAQYGIGVLYASGLGVTRDYAEALQWYRKAAEQGNPNAQHSLGRAYAYGFRMPRDEKEATKWYRLAAEQGHRGAYDWLAEAAKRGVAEAQHALGTMYASGRGVPRSDPEALKWFRKAAENGHRESEITLGTRYAKGIGMPQDPAEAARWYRKAAEQGDVESQHDLAMAYRTGEGVAQDHAEAAKWFRMAAEQGDVGSQYLLAGMYVDGQGVPQNQAEGAKWFRKAAEQGYLAAQRDLGWMYASGEGIPQDHAEAAKWFRKAAEQGDAKAQNNLGVMYAQGLGVPLDYAEAAKWFRKAADQGDGKGRENLERVKSLLESQRK
- a CDS encoding succinate dehydrogenase cytochrome b subunit, with translation MQILTHTVGRKILMAVSGLFMLFFVIVHLLGNSTIFFGPNALNTYAEKLHSLGPLVWAFRGFMLAMLGIHLIFGVLLTLENWAANPGKYAVNRKLKATFSGETMIWTGAILLGFIVYHLLQFTVRVTPDIIPEAVAKRPGDVYSMVIASFRHTAIALLYVGAMVVLFLHLQHGIQSFFQTLGWNNERTLPRFTALGKVLSALFLLGYSAIPILILVGFLTK